A single Endozoicomonas sp. NE40 DNA region contains:
- a CDS encoding tyrosine-type recombinase/integrase codes for MSHQIEEIRIHGTREKILLKDGLPVFYPNLYITQELSGRALNTRKKYLEHISLFEAFLEYESIDLIARLEQRPEPRYLTDEEISRFVSDAAFQKTTLNKKYSGIRLLPAAFESVGKVHAQQRLEAVRDYLDFLYDKLGGDTRNEAIDDLVKRFNRKIKAARPAWKKTRVDEMKGLTQQERERLLEVMHPESVENPFANEALRLRNYIVLLLGLEMGLRRSEMLLVKVSDIHWHSRELSIVDLEDERVDTRLTAPQFKTHERRLVMSDDLSQAIMDYVDNHRVLRKGPSAAKKHPFLLVSHRRSEGKALSIKALDSVFPRVGSVVPELKHIHPHILRHDAVYTLLDSMREELKTLTPEDRTTKVQKILTFAFGWSPESNMPGLYEAKFWKEEVKWFNDSGHLVKHNSATNNEVNNGKTEKLFSGIQT; via the coding sequence ATGAGCCATCAAATTGAAGAGATCAGGATACACGGCACTCGGGAAAAAATTCTACTAAAGGATGGTCTGCCTGTATTTTATCCTAACCTGTACATCACTCAAGAGCTTTCAGGCAGAGCACTGAACACACGGAAAAAATACCTTGAACACATTAGTCTGTTTGAGGCTTTTCTGGAGTATGAATCGATAGACCTGATTGCACGTCTGGAGCAGCGACCAGAACCCCGCTATCTGACTGATGAAGAGATTTCACGCTTTGTCAGTGACGCAGCTTTTCAAAAAACAACGCTCAATAAAAAATACTCCGGTATTCGATTGCTTCCTGCGGCATTTGAATCAGTGGGAAAGGTTCATGCGCAACAGCGGCTGGAGGCGGTACGCGACTATCTCGATTTTCTATATGACAAGCTGGGGGGGGACACGCGGAATGAGGCAATTGATGATCTGGTAAAGCGCTTCAATCGAAAAATCAAGGCTGCCAGACCTGCATGGAAAAAAACCAGGGTTGACGAAATGAAAGGGCTGACTCAACAGGAGCGCGAGCGCTTGTTGGAGGTCATGCATCCTGAAAGTGTTGAAAACCCCTTTGCAAATGAAGCACTGAGGCTACGCAATTACATTGTTTTGCTTTTAGGGCTGGAAATGGGGCTGCGTCGCTCTGAAATGCTACTGGTTAAAGTCAGTGATATTCACTGGCACAGCAGGGAGCTGTCAATTGTTGATCTTGAAGACGAACGGGTCGACACTCGGCTCACGGCTCCGCAATTCAAAACCCATGAGCGCCGATTGGTGATGAGTGATGATCTTAGCCAGGCGATAATGGATTATGTTGACAACCATCGTGTCTTAAGAAAAGGGCCGTCTGCTGCAAAGAAACATCCATTTTTGCTGGTATCCCACCGTCGAAGTGAAGGGAAGGCACTGAGCATAAAAGCCTTGGATAGTGTCTTTCCTCGCGTCGGCTCTGTTGTGCCTGAACTGAAACACATTCACCCTCATATTTTGCGTCATGATGCTGTTTATACCCTGCTTGATAGCATGAGAGAGGAGTTGAAAACACTGACACCGGAGGATCGAACGACGAAGGTTCAAAAGATTCTCACCTTTGCCTTTGGGTGGAGTCCTGAATCTAATATGCCTGGACTCTATGAGGCGAAATTCTGGAAGGAAGAGGTGAAGTGGTTTAATGACTCCGGACACCTCGTTAAGCACAATAGTGCAACCAATAACGAGGTTAACAATGGCAAAACGGAAAAATTGTTCTCAGGAATACAAACTTAA
- a CDS encoding glycoside hydrolase family 43 protein: MTSFTNPILQGAYPDPSICRVGDDFYMVNSSFEMFPGLPIHHSRDLVNWELIGHGLHRREQCIDTICLSDVESDGGIHAPTMRYHKGLFYIITTNVYAPRNCPADFNPCRNFIITAKNPAGPWSDPQVIEDAPGIDPDIFFDDDGKVWYVGTHTPEDQAYPGQGEIWLQELDLKTFSLKGERHFLWRGTGGDWVEGPHLYKYNGRYYLMTAEGGTGFNHAVTVASSSTITGPYISNPKNPVLTSRHLGLDYWVNSTGHGDLVQLSDGRWYMVCLGIRNDIEGRSNMGRETHLVPVKWEADHFGIDENQSDILWPVCAPGTGRVEHNDELPFSNHPTTENNSFVDNFSCAELRRDWTYRRIPEVDTVEVLPGQKRLRIRSGKSVEERVAASLAGFRQKHSYFTFQVNLHLPETFEHSKSGIGLIQKDDHHLLMSVMKKGGTLELEVALNGEKLAVSEVPVEARDLRLMITCDRNGYHFSYAMLKESNREQVDVIKNIPVNTLLSRYYTGALCCLHSFLMSEPAIEHVDFSNVRFETLSV; the protein is encoded by the coding sequence ATGACGTCTTTCACAAACCCTATACTGCAGGGTGCCTACCCTGATCCATCGATATGCAGGGTCGGTGATGATTTTTATATGGTCAACTCCTCTTTTGAAATGTTTCCTGGACTCCCTATCCATCACAGTCGGGACTTGGTTAACTGGGAATTAATTGGTCATGGTTTGCACAGACGAGAACAATGTATCGATACCATTTGTCTCAGCGATGTCGAGTCAGACGGTGGCATTCATGCACCCACCATGCGCTATCACAAGGGACTTTTCTATATTATCACGACCAACGTCTATGCTCCCCGGAATTGTCCGGCAGATTTTAATCCTTGCAGGAATTTCATTATTACGGCCAAGAACCCTGCTGGACCATGGTCTGATCCGCAGGTGATTGAAGACGCTCCAGGTATTGATCCTGACATATTCTTTGATGACGATGGAAAGGTATGGTACGTCGGAACGCATACCCCTGAAGATCAGGCTTACCCCGGCCAAGGGGAAATCTGGCTGCAGGAGCTGGATCTGAAAACCTTCAGCCTTAAAGGTGAAAGGCACTTTCTCTGGCGTGGCACAGGCGGTGACTGGGTCGAAGGTCCACACCTGTACAAATACAACGGTCGTTATTATTTGATGACGGCTGAAGGCGGAACTGGCTTTAATCATGCGGTCACTGTCGCCAGTAGTTCAACAATCACTGGCCCCTACATCAGCAATCCCAAAAATCCCGTTTTAACTTCCCGTCACCTTGGCCTTGATTACTGGGTTAATAGTACTGGTCATGGTGACCTTGTACAGCTTAGTGATGGCCGCTGGTATATGGTGTGCCTGGGGATTCGCAATGATATTGAAGGACGCTCAAACATGGGGCGGGAAACCCATCTTGTTCCTGTCAAATGGGAAGCCGACCATTTTGGCATTGATGAGAATCAGTCGGATATTCTCTGGCCTGTGTGCGCGCCGGGAACCGGACGTGTTGAACATAACGATGAATTGCCTTTTTCGAATCACCCAACAACTGAGAACAATTCTTTTGTTGATAATTTCTCTTGTGCAGAACTCAGAAGAGACTGGACCTACAGGAGGATTCCAGAAGTAGATACCGTTGAGGTACTACCAGGGCAAAAGCGTCTGAGAATTCGCAGTGGAAAGTCTGTTGAAGAGCGGGTAGCTGCTAGCCTGGCTGGTTTCAGACAAAAGCACAGTTATTTCACTTTTCAGGTAAATCTTCACCTGCCAGAAACCTTTGAACACAGTAAAAGTGGTATTGGCCTGATTCAGAAAGACGACCACCACCTGCTGATGTCAGTCATGAAAAAAGGCGGTACCCTTGAGCTTGAAGTGGCGTTAAATGGAGAAAAACTGGCTGTTTCGGAGGTGCCTGTAGAGGCACGGGATTTGCGATTAATGATAACCTGCGATCGAAATGGCTATCACTTCAGTTATGCCATGCTTAAGGAAAGCAATAGGGAGCAAGTTGATGTTATTAAGAATATTCCTGTCAACACCCTGCTTTCCAGATACTACACAGGAGCGCTGTGTTGCCTGCATAGCTTCCTGATGTCGGAACCCGCTATTGAACATGTTGACTTCTCAAATGTACGTTTTGAGACGCTTTCAGTATAA
- a CDS encoding transposase: MAKRKNCSQEYKLKAVKLITEQGQSPAAVARSLGVSAGNLHRWVRAHDERKDQAFPDKGKQALTIVQQRIKELEAENKQLKMEQEILKKAMAFFAKDQL, encoded by the coding sequence ATGGCAAAACGGAAAAATTGTTCTCAGGAATACAAACTTAAAGCAGTCAAGCTGATTACAGAACAAGGTCAATCACCTGCAGCTGTAGCCAGAAGCTTGGGAGTCAGTGCTGGTAACTTGCATCGCTGGGTTCGAGCCCACGACGAACGGAAAGATCAGGCCTTCCCTGATAAAGGAAAGCAGGCGTTGACCATCGTGCAGCAACGAATCAAAGAACTTGAAGCCGAAAACAAGCAATTGAAAATGGAACAGGAGATCTTAAAAAAAGCCATGGCCTTCTTTGCAAAAGACCAGCTGTAA
- a CDS encoding helix-turn-helix domain-containing protein, producing the protein MNPKQQFGRKLKELRKQQGLSQEELAHRAGLHNPDISEIEHGQRNPTLMTMHRLAQALDVEIKIFFE; encoded by the coding sequence TTGAACCCAAAGCAGCAGTTCGGACGCAAGCTGAAAGAGCTGAGAAAGCAACAAGGCCTCAGCCAGGAAGAGCTGGCTCACAGAGCTGGACTTCACAACCCGGATATCAGTGAAATAGAGCACGGTCAACGAAATCCCACACTGATGACCATGCATCGCTTAGCCCAGGCATTGGATGTAGAGATAAAAATTTTTTTCGAATAG
- a CDS encoding TrmB family transcriptional regulator, whose product MTELINKLMSFGLTKTDALVYINLLQNGQASGYKIGKDLSLARSSVYSSIDTLYNQGYIFMIEGSTKEYEAKSPELILSQIKKKTLNDIAILKKELAEIAVPKDTPFIYNLSGYENLLLKVRELINSSTRELYINTDFNLQLLSEELGNAINRGVRVLCFSFNRLESPVDGLEIYSRNDKPEQEYPSRRFMMVADIRETLIFSNIGSAQGIYTNEKLFTRIISEHIHSDVYLSELMQDKDFIPAHIATAHENEPF is encoded by the coding sequence GTGACTGAGTTAATCAACAAACTAATGTCTTTCGGGCTGACCAAAACAGATGCTCTGGTTTACATTAACCTGCTTCAAAACGGACAGGCCAGTGGCTATAAGATAGGAAAAGATCTTTCACTGGCACGATCTTCAGTCTACTCGTCAATTGATACCCTTTATAATCAGGGCTATATCTTTATGATTGAAGGCTCTACTAAAGAATACGAAGCCAAGTCACCTGAATTAATTTTAAGCCAAATCAAGAAGAAAACGCTAAACGACATTGCCATACTGAAAAAGGAACTGGCAGAAATTGCCGTACCAAAAGACACACCTTTTATCTATAACCTTTCTGGTTACGAAAACCTTTTATTGAAGGTCAGAGAGCTGATCAACTCAAGTACCAGAGAGCTTTATATCAATACCGACTTCAACCTTCAATTGCTGAGTGAAGAACTGGGAAATGCCATTAACCGGGGCGTAAGAGTACTCTGTTTCTCCTTTAACAGGCTGGAGTCTCCAGTAGATGGTCTTGAAATATACAGCCGCAATGATAAGCCTGAGCAGGAATACCCATCCAGACGTTTCATGATGGTAGCAGATATCAGGGAAACACTTATTTTTTCAAATATTGGCAGTGCTCAGGGCATTTATACCAACGAAAAGCTGTTTACAAGAATCATCAGCGAACATATACACAGTGACGTTTACCTGTCTGAGCTGATGCAGGATAAAGACTTTATACCTGCCCACATAGCCACAGCTCATGAAAATGAACCCTTTTAA
- a CDS encoding DDE-type integrase/transposase/recombinase → MRRFGLRVRVAKKFKVTTNSKHKLPVAANLLNREFSVLAPDKVYVANISYLWTREGRVYLAAVVDLFSRKVVDWFMSSRMTTELPLEALKMAYWSRKPGEGVIHHSDRGSQYASVGYQNQLKEYGMVCSMSWRS, encoded by the coding sequence ATGCGGCGGTTTGGCTTACGGGTTCGGGTGGCTAAAAAATTCAAGGTAACAACTAACAGCAAACACAAGCTGCCAGTGGCGGCCAACCTTCTGAATCGTGAGTTTTCAGTTTTAGCACCAGACAAAGTATACGTAGCTAATATCAGCTACCTGTGGACTCGTGAAGGCCGGGTGTATCTGGCGGCTGTCGTTGACCTGTTCTCACGAAAGGTAGTCGATTGGTTTATGAGTAGCCGCATGACTACAGAACTGCCTCTGGAAGCCTTGAAAATGGCTTACTGGAGCAGAAAGCCCGGAGAGGGCGTGATACATCATTCGGATCGGGGTAGCCAGTATGCGTCTGTAGGATATCAGAACCAGCTCAAGGAGTATGGGATGGTCTGTAGCATGAGCTGGAGGTCTTAG